TATCCCTATCCCAGTTCCTTTCCCTCTCCCTGTCTGTATCATTTTCCCTATCCTTGTCCCTTGTTGATGATTTCCTTTGTGGGCTTTGGCTTCTGCTCTGGCTGCGGTGTCGCTTTCTTGATGATTCACGGCTATCATCCCTTCTATCCCTCCTTTCTGAAGATGTTCTCTCTGTTATAGACAAGTGAAGGAGAtaaatttactcaaatacaAAGCATTGCAAAACTGGACGTGCATGAAACTGTTACTGGTGTTACAAGGATAAATGGTTAATAATGCTATACTTCTCAATTTCAGTTGCGAAACATTATAGTTCTAGCATGCCCAAAAGAATTGTAAACCTAAAACAACAGATGAAATGAAAGCTTTCTTGCTAGTGGAAATGCACATGTAAGGTTCTGCAGGCTTTAAAAAAGGGCACTTACTACTGTTCCCAGGGACATCTTGAGAAGAATCCAATAAACCATATTCTGACTGTAGCCATTTCCTATGGGTTGCAACTTTCCTCTCAATATCCTCTGCACTTTTTATCCCCCTCTCTTCGAGGGATTCCCGATATTCTATCAAAGCAACCTCCAATCGTCTCAACTTCTGTCTGCAATATCATAAGCAAAGTCAGCAAAATCTGGACTCTAGAACTCCAATGATTGCATGTTCCATGGACAATTAAGAGCAGAAGGTCATAACCAAAGACAATGAGTGGAGGTGTATTAGGACTGGTAGTGAACACACAAAGATGCTtctaaataaattacaataaaaaaataaacaaactcaaataacttttttaatGCAAACAACAGATACGGGCCCTTGAAAATCAGGACATATAGAGCAATATCTCTAtttattgaaagaaaaataaaaacatgaaatcaaaCTCAAAGGATGATACCGCTGCTCTTCATTCATCACgctgtcaggttgcatgggaaTACTTGCATCAGTGGCAAACTCTGTTTCATCATCAGCCTTACCAGGACCATCACCAGCATTTTCACTTCCAGACGATGAGTAGCTCAAGCCCAAACCTCTAGCGCTTCTTTTTTGCTCATCATCACTGTCATCATCATCTCGTGCCCATTTAGAAGCCGGCAAAACAGGAtcatttttctctttctttgtgaAGGCTTTTAATTCAGGTTGCGGAATTGGAAGGGTTGTTGCTAAAGATGCAGACCCTCTGCTTTGAGACTGCATCCCGTCCTCCCCATACAGGTTCCAACCTGACAATCCCACTGGCTCTGATTCAACATTTGTTTCTCTGCACCCACTTGAAAATTTACTAGAACTAGAATGACTCTGAGAAATTTTCAAATCATCGTCTAACTCATAGCCTCTCTGCTTTTCTGCCTCTTCAAGACTGAGCAATCGAGCAACCATCATTTCTCTACCTCCAACAAGAGACAATCCATTATGTCTACAACGTCTTTCAAGTTCAGCAATGGGAAGACTCATTAGTTCCTTCGTAGCTGCTCCTTTGCCCATTGCCAATGCAGCATCTTGGTTGAACTTTCCTCCATCACCTGTATCTTCTGCGTTGatctttttttctatttctgGTGCATCACCACATATAGAATGAAAAGAGACAACACCAGAAGTACTAGATCGTAGAAAAGTGGCCCGTAAACCATTCACATATGCATCCGAAAACAGAAACCAGTCAGACCATACTTGCAATACTTTCAGAACACGTTCCTGTTGGTACCCAGAAAATGCACATATTACAAGAGGAAACAAATGAAAGAGAATGGAGAATCAAACTGAAAGtgaataattataataacaGCTGACCTTGAGGGCCTCAGCAGTGATCCTTCCAGTTATACTACGATATAAGTCATTAAAGCTCTCCATTATGTCAGGTAGTGTGGCTTCAAATTTGGTGCGATATGCAGAAGCATTTTTTACAGGTGCACTGCTGTTATGTAGAATGTCAGAGACAAGCATGAGCCTTGCAACTTTAGTTGGAATTGGAGTTTCTTTAAGTGTCAGCGACTCTGTTAGAACTTCAACTATCTGCCATGCAAACCAAAATACATGTGCAACATAAGTACAATGAAGTATTTCATTTAATAACCACAAAAAAAACctttttctcataatttttttcattttttcttttaattcttttacttcCTTATTGATGAAAAAACTGTTACCATGATGAACATTATATTAGCAAAATCAGGCCAGTTGAAACAATGCGTAGGCTAACATCAACCAGAACATGGCAATGAGATTCATGCCAAGCAAATACAAAACACGCAGCACTAGCTTGAAATGTATTAAGCAGAAtatcaaaaagaaaataagttgAATGCACTGATATGAAGCAGCACCTCTCCTGCAGCATCAGCATTATCCAAAGCAAAACCCATAGCGTCCTTTATCTGACTTCTTTCTAATGTTAAAGCACGTAACATATCCTCAAACTCATCCCTCTGGGGATCAGTCAGGGTTCGCTCTGGGTCAACACGCTGCAAAAGTTCAAAACAGTAAGGGAAAAAAAGAAGTCCTATAGTTTTATTAGGTTTAGAAATTGATTCCAAATAATACAGGATATATTAGCACAGTAAACTTAGCAACATAAATTTATCCGTTACCTTTAATTTTGTCTGTTTTACAATCCGTCATTCATCTGTCTCTATTTAGTGATGGATTAACAATAGTATTGCAAATTGTATATTAACTTGCATAATGAAGGATTTAAATGTTGATATCTTTTGACATTGTTTAGAAAATTAATTCAGAACATTAAAGGTAATTCAGATAATAATGACGGATTGGTGATCATTACATTTTCTTTAGTTTCTAGTTAATCAAATTATATAGTCCATTTTGGTTTATAATTTCCAACGGCTTAACGACAATGGTTTTTCAATAATGGGAATGCTAGAAATCACAATGATAAAACATACCCTGCTTTTTCCTGCAGCATATGTGTTACCAGACTCATGCTCAGGGCTCCTTGCTGTGGGCAGAGGTGGTGGCATCCATCTAGGAAGGGAGGAAAAAACCAGTGAGAAATCTTATTAATCCTCCAGTACAGCATAGTCATGAATTTGTATATGCTTTCCCAAATAACTGTACACCAATATCCATGGCATTAGCAATGTTACATTACATACCTGCCACTACCAGTTATCATGATAAATGGTTCTGTTCGCCACCTTTGAAGAGTATCCCCCTGCATTCCCAGGAAGATTGAGCATTCTCAAGTCTCAACTTGCTCTCTCATACAGATATATATGTTACAACAGTATCCTCTTTTCAAATTACATATCAGAATATTAACTGCCAAAGCAGATTATTGTAACAAAcataataactaaataatacCACTTGTTGCTAGAAATGAAAATAAGCTATTTTTTGAGAACGACGGAGTGTATATTTATGAGTCCAAACACACTTGAGCTAACTAGGCATGTAAAAAGATGTACCTGGGCAAAAGAATACAGCCTCCAAACATAGTATGTGTGTTCCTTTGAGCCAAGCTCAAACAAAAAGTTGAAAAGAGGATTCCCACGGCCTCTTTCCATGATAGCTTGTTCAAAAGCACATCCTCCATCCAAAACATACAGGGCCATTGTATCAATTACATGGCGGAGATGATCATCATCAGGTGGAACAACCATTATATCAGGAACATTTGGAGTAAGAACCTACACATGAAAATCAAGTTATCAACAAGATATATACACTTAAGTAAAATGAACTTTAACCTTCATGAATGATATctaaataaacaaaatagaTATGTTTCCAAATCCTCAATCACTAAAAAAAAGAATGCATGACCAAAATACGATGTTATTGAGAGTTGAGATGTCCATggaaacaataaatttaaacaGTCAATTTTTTTCAACAAAATTAACCAATTTATGTCACAGTTGaagtatatattataaaataactaCAACTGGTTATGCTCAAATCAGACTGCCATTCCACAACAGTTCCAAAATGAACCCATGGAACAGGAAGAAATGGAAATTCTCCATTCACAATTTTATTGTTTCATTTCATTTTCATTGGGCAAAGAGTTGCAAAATATTGTGGTTCTATTAAAATAAAGCAGGCAAGAAATTTGTGAACTTACCAATTCAGAGTTATGGTTTGGGACAGAAGTTACCGGTGGGCCTGATGGACCAGAGAGAATTACAGTGGCACCCTATCAAACAGAAGTTAAATTCCTCAGAATCACAGCACATGGAGATAGAGAGCTTTACATTTATGTTAagtattatcaaataaaaaaacattaaCCACTCATTTCTTTTCAAGAGGAAATTATTCTCAAAACATCAAGTTCATGCTTACATCAATGTGCCACAAATGTAATAATTCATCAAAAGAAACATTAAGCCCATAAATcaactaaatataaattcagGTGTTTACAGAAACATGTCATAGACCTCTTTACTCCTGATGGCCATATGTCCTGGTGGTGGAGCAGGAAGTGCTTGTGATGGAAGAGCAACAGATTTACCCCAGCCTATCTTCAACTCATATTCATACACAACAACTCCTGTGACATGAAATAATTCACTACAATAACAATCATGTTTCAATGTATTCACTGCATCTGAAAAGCAGCTCTCATATAATGGCATTGAACCGAGTATCATTCATAACTCAATAACATTATCACATGATGCACAAAAGTATAGGACTTTTAGCGTTCAATATCCCAaggcataaaaaaaattatgcccACAGTAAAAAATACGtccttttctcctttcttgGCAGTTGGCACTGGccaaagaattaagtttagttcagCATATCACTTTTTACTtccaaaaaattataaaggacATTTATTTAGACAAAGATAACACCCAAAAATGGCAAAACATATCAATAGTAAATCAGAATACTTGAAAATGCAGTACCATGAACTTTCCAAGGAATAAACAACTCATCCTTTTCATCCAATCTCATTTTTCCATTCCAGGTTCCAgccttactttttttttcttttttttttttaaaaaaaaaaaaaaaagaaaggttgCGCAAACAAAGCCATGTCTGAAATATTAGCTGTACAATGACTCAGACTCCATAACCATACCCATGAAATGGCACAGGTATTTTAGGGCAAAGTGTCAAGTACATGTAACAGAGAGTTAGCAAtccaaaatttcaattaaaatattagtagTATTAGTGcacatttgaaaattaaattacacaAAACCTTGCATTTCATCTTTTGCAGCCTGTCCATCAGCTCTATTCATAAATGCTACAAATCCACAATTTCTTTGCCGTCTTCGCTCTTCTTCTGTTCTAGGCCACATTATCTTGACACTAGCAATAGGCCCAAATCTTCCAAAAGTCCGCAGAAGAAAATTCTCATCAACCTAcaataataagaaaaagaaaatgttagCATTTTTTAAGGCATTAACAAAAAGCATTGATAAGTAATAACACAAGAAATATCAAATAATCATCAAACCTGAGGAGAGAGATTCCCAACATAGAGATTTGTAGTTTGTGGATCACCATCATCAAATGATCCCTTTCCACTTGGATCAAAGTCATCAGGCAGTTCATCAAACCTACTAGATGGctggaaaaatgaaaaatgaagaTGTTCATCCATGTTTCTGAAAATGAAAAATGCAAAGAGTAATACAAACATAATACAGTAGGAAGCATTATCACATATGTCAAAAATTGCTTGGGATAAACAAAAAAAAGTGTATAAATCCAACAAATTTTATGAGTATGATTTGAATGAAAAGGCATTGAACTACAAAATTTAGGAATTCATTTACCCAGTTTCAAAATATCACTTATGGTGAGGGGATGAGAGGATGAACTTACAGCAGAAATCTCACTAGCACGCCCATCACGCCAGCGTTCACGTTCCTGATTACGTCTCTCCCTCATCTCATGTTCATGCTTCAGCTCCTCCATGAAATGATCAATGTTCCGGGTCTTccccttttccttttccttttccttttccttctccttaggtctctcctcctccttctgtaAAGTATATGAAAAGAATGCTGTTACAAACAAAAACTTCCCAAAAACTAATACAAAAGGATGCCTTAACTTGTCACACTACTAACCTTCTTCTCAGATTCTTTTCCCTTGATTGCCATGGGAGGTGGCAAAAAAGATGGAACATACCTGCAGAAGTAACGTTAAAGATAAACATCCAGGTCACTTAGACAGACATGTAATTTGACATTACAGCCAACAACAGCCACATCTTTTTGGCAAAGATGAACTTCATGTTCTATTTTCATAGCTCTTAATGTGCAACAGAACAATACTGCAAATGTTATTTGATTTTAACATcatttcaattttcatttcaCTGTACAGAGTTGAAAACAACTAGTAGATGTCAACCTCTTGTTTACAAGTAGCAAATTGATTGTTCATGGCACAAGATCTGCACCAAAATGCACACGGAGACCCAAGCACTCCCTTGATTACAACCCTGGTTTACACTATTCAGAAAATCAGAACATTTGCACCCTTTTACAGTTAATGATGAAACTTAAGAGTATTTATTATTGTGCCATTATTCCTCCTAAGTGTTGACCTTAGTAGAAAAACTTTCCTTGTTTTTCACTGTTCGAGTATAACTTTCAAATGAAAGCAAGCACAAGGAAGTATGAGTTGGTTTGCCACACAAAGGTCAAAAGTCATAATGATATTGCACACTTTTTACCACCATGAAGTAAACCTACAAAATGTGTTGAGATTCTGATTTCCCATAAGGcaccataaaaaaattatcattttcaTGGCAAAATATCCCCACATATGAACACAGAAGAGGTAAGTGAACTGCAGGTAAACAGTGTAGTGCTCTCAAGCAATAGGAAAATCTACTTCCTTAAGAGTTGCCAATAGGCCAACAAAACAAGAGAGAACTGACTGCAGGGCTTTATTTTGGAATTTCAGCCAACAGATTACTCTATAGTTCACAAAAATATCATGGCATTTGAAAACCCCATAGCATATCTACAATAGCAATTTCAAAAGAATTCAAGTAGACTGCTGCATATGAAAATTGATGTTCaaacttgaaattttatttagagACATTCAATGGAGAAATTCATTTCACAAAAACCTCAGGGATAGCGcttatgaaagaaaaaaaaaatcagaagtCTTCAAACTGAAAGAGTAATTATATACAGCTTAGAAGCGTCTCATGAATATGCTATGAACACTATGGTAGAAATTTCAAGTTGAACCAAGTAAACTGAACCAACATCAGATCAAGTCATTTTCAAACTTGCGCACcttgaagaaaagaagagaaaaaagggAGCTGCAGTgagaaaatcacatttaaattcTTCTTTTTATCTCAACTATACACAACATTGCACCATTTATCAGAAGACTTCTTTGGAGATATTTCTACATCCACTTTCTTCCTTTTATCTCATTGCAAATCACATTGGGGTTGGGGATATCAACTTCCACTTATTACCAAGTAATTATGAACACCGCAAACTATTTCAGCCGGTACTTTACTTTTGCAGATTGAATTGAGATTTCTATTTATACATTCTCAATGAGAAAAGATGACCACTGACTTCCAGATGGAATAATTCCCAGTTTCATTATTAAATGATGAAAGTAAAGCATTAAAGATCATGTTCTTCTGTGGTTTAATGCTCTGTTCTGGTTGCGTCCATGTATGACCTCAATAACGCAAACAACAACAGTTTTATTTTACAAATCAATATTGACATTAAGAAGTCACCAACTTTCTCAAGACTAAAACGAAATTGCATTGTGTAAGAGTGGCAAGATCCATAGTTCACAATTATATTGCAGCATAAAAACATCAGAAGCTGAAATCTGATTACAAAGAGTGAGAATGTTCCAGGATCACAAATAGCTACATGCAACTTCTAAAACAATAGAACTCAGAATTGGCAAATCCAAATATCAATTAACATCTTTATTTCAATTACTTTTCTGATTTACTGCAAATCACCATTAAAAACCACTTTAAAGAACAAATGCCTTCAAGCACAGCAAACCACTACAATCATCTCCTTATTTCTTCAATTTACAAGCCTAACAAACAAAAAATTACATCTAAGAATATCAGCACCATATTATTGTCCTAACTCTGTGATGCCTTATGAAACAGAACTGCAACATGGTTAATCATGTTTATAATCAATCAAaagcatttatttatttacctaCTTCCCTTTTTTGGACCAGATACCCCATCTTTGGACTTTTCACCTGCCATTTGCGAATGAATAAAAAAGGCCCATACTTTTATTAATGTGTTCCCGTAATAATAGAAAACTACTAATTTATCCAtagcatgaaaagaaaaaagaaaagaataaaacatAATATGAAAAATGAAACTGTAATTCTAAAATCAATAGGCAGAAGTTATACTTCCAGACTGACCTTCAGAATCAGGCTTTACTCTCTCATTGGGATTGATGGTTCCACCTCGAACAAAAGCCTTAGACCCAGGCACGTTGTCCCCTTGAAATGACTCCACAAACTCCGCATACAATCGAGCTGTTTCATCATCCTCCCTCTTCAGATAAAGAGGGGTAGGTAGAGAGGAAAAAAGAACCAACTCATTAAGAAAACTAACAACTTTATTTACAAATAGAACTGAATCAACTTTGAAATTGGAGGTACCCAAAAGATTAAAATGCATACCTTTTTCTTTGCTTCTTCCTCCTCTCTATGCTTCTGGAAAGGTGTCTTTTTGCGCGTAATAGAGAAGGAACTCATCTTTGCAGCAATTTCCCAGGAAATAATTCTCCCAAAAGCACAGAATACTCAAATCAGCATATGCATCtgattcagaaaaaaaaaatcgccaaATTCGTCATCACACTGTATTCAATTAACCAACGAACTCGATTTCCAAGTGTTAAAATCAATCTACGTGAGATTATATTTCGAACTACCTACTGAAGCAAAGGCCACAAACCCGATAAACCAAAACAACTAAGATACCATTACCAGTTTCTAATTTAACTGATCCTGTAGCTACATAGAAAGGAATGGGGAAGAGAGAGATGGAGAACGAACCGAGTTGAACCGGGTGCAGCGAATTGAATCAGTGCAGCTATCTCTAGGGTTTGCTCAGCTGCAAAAATGAAGGTTTCGCAGTCGAGCCTCGTGGAGAAAACGGAGTGAATGAGCTTTTGGTATTTGGTAATAGACCAAGCTtaatctataaattatttttcattggaGGCCTGTGGAGTAAAAGTAATAATTAAAGAGCTATTTCTGAAAATAGcttctcttttttattataaataaaattaattttataataaacaaattataaatatacttaaaatttgttaatatttatttaatttttttacttgctatgtttcaaaaagaaaaaaaataaattagatatttttaataaatataatttatttcttaaaaataagcagcaataataataataaattataaaaaataaatacctatttaattgatataataattgaataatatattaataatccaTATATTGTGATATAATTTActaatacttaatttttatatatattttttaaataggatcggaaaataaaatatgagatctatcagatttactcaaatgcacttaatatcaaattaaatttgcaCTCTCTATGtgcaatattattaattatttttaaaatttatttatttgagcatatgtatttttattttatttaacaaaatataattataatattagtgCTTATATTCAATTATTAGATAAATCATTTAAAAGAGGAAATATCTTAAAGGCAGTCATTATTAGTTTTTTCATAGTAAAACTTTCTTAATCATAATTTATCTCtacatttatttataataagaaaattttatacaAACAACGTTATTTACTTACattaatttacataaaaataaaccaataaaactatgaaagataaaaattagataatgatatttactaaaaatattattagtttatagtatttattattttaaataaatcaatttttttttataaaaaagtaaatttaaataaatatattgagTATTTGTCTAGTACCTTTTTATCACATAATTATCTTCCAAAACATCCTTTACTAAGCTTGCTTGCTTGCATTCTATGTGGTTATTGAAATATATATCCTTAAATGACAATCTCTTAttgtttttgaaaaataaattacgtTTGAGAAATATTTTccattcaaaatattttttgagacaaatatttttcataaaaaatatttttaaattcatatataGTGATATAAATATAAGTTCAGaacattatttttttcaaagggaagaataaaaataaaaaaatattttcgatTAACAATTTTTCCTGAGTTCCCTACCAAAGAAATATGTAGTTTGAGAGTCTTAAGTTGAAATCCAATTTCTATTCTATTGCCCCCCAAACATAAGAAGGGAAGTCCTTGCGTTAATAATCAATCACTGCCAAGATAAACAGAATAAATTACAGCAATCTTTGTAGACTGCCAAATGGCTGAAGATGAATGTTCAAACTTGGCAGATCATATCAGCACAAAAAAGAGTAAAATTTGCAGACCAGGAACTTGTAGGAGAAAATCAAATAACCACCCATAAGTATATATGCAAAAATACAGTATACTTCTCAGGTCAAGCATTGTAAAAATGAATGCTGCATTGACAATGGATACACAGAACAAATAAATAATCACTTCTCATCTGTAATTTATGCAGAGAACTGCCACTGTTATTGCTAATACAGGTACATAAAGGAAAGAGTGTACATTTGCCACATTAAACAAGTTGAGATCAAGAGTCCAACCCAAATGAAATGACAATCCAAATCttcattcatatatatatatatatatatatttctttccAGGTGGATTTAATTCTACATAAAACTTTGGTAGACATTAGGTACTGAGATCACAGTGTCTCTCATTACTGCGCCAATTTCTTAAGGTGTTGAAATGTCCGCTGCTTTATCCACTGTCTATCATATGGCAGATATGCCCGAACTGAGTGATCATAACTGCAGGCCAAAAGCAAACAGCATATCAGTTATTCTCCCAAGCTAGTATCAGGTGTGCATTCAAGTTCACTAGTAATGCATAGAATTATACTTCACCAAATTTAAAATGAGGACACTTTAGTTCTCTATCCTAGAATATAAAATATAGCATTACATATTAGGCCCATTAATGGGCAGCATGTCACCAAAACCTTGCACTTTTCACAGGAGAATCTCTAATTGTCAAAACATAGGACTTTAGTTCTTTATCCCTAGAATATAAAATATAGCATCATATATGAGTTCTTTGTGAACTATAGCACCACAAAGCATTCATACTTGAATCATGCAACCAAGAGCAGTCACAAATAGCAATTTTGCATAGGAAGTTGTCAAAATTGTTTGCTATTTCCCATTTGCAATCTTAGCAGACATTGCCTCACGACACTTTGATATCTTGCTGGATAGTCCATCTTCAAAGGAAATATACTCTTCTTCAACCATCTTCATAGATGTACCTTTTTTtcatctttaaaaattaaaattaataaatccaAGTGGCACCAACATAAACTTCACAGGCATTTTGTTAGCTTTAAAGTGTTTTACAATGCAAGTAGACAGATAGACAGTCGGAGAGAGGCAAAAGCATACACTAAAGCACTCATGTCTGCAAGGCCATCTATAAAATTGTAGAGATCTGCAATGTCATAAGTGATATTTCTGATAGCTGGGTTTAGTTCCTTTAGCTTCCTTTCGTATAACCCACATATACCTGTAAAAAATTGAGCCTTAATAGAAGGAAAACTTTTCTAAGCATGCATAATTTAACCAAttaccacaaaaaaaaaaaggaaaactgCAAATTAGTAAGAAGCTGAACTATTAAACCCCACAGGACAGCAAACAGCAATGTGATGACAGAGTTAAAagaaacagaaaaaagaaagacaaaaagaaagaaagaaaaagagaaaggggGAAAACAAAGGGGGAAAAAGCTAATAGTTTGAAAGTAAGAATGAATCAATTTCACATTAGCTGAATCAGAATCACACTCTCTCTGCCACAACATAGCATACACCATATCAGAACTAAAAAGTGTTAGAAAGAGAAACAGTAGTTGTGTGGGAAATGGACGAAGCCCA
The genomic region above belongs to Manihot esculenta cultivar AM560-2 chromosome 3, M.esculenta_v8, whole genome shotgun sequence and contains:
- the LOC110610636 gene encoding protein RRC1, with amino-acid sequence MSSFSITRKKTPFQKHREEEEAKKKREDDETARLYAEFVESFQGDNVPGSKAFVRGGTINPNERVKPDSEGEKSKDGVSGPKKGSRYVPSFLPPPMAIKGKESEKKKEEERPKEKEKEKEKEKGKTRNIDHFMEELKHEHEMRERRNQERERWRDGRASEISAPSSRFDELPDDFDPSGKGSFDDGDPQTTNLYVGNLSPQVDENFLLRTFGRFGPIASVKIMWPRTEEERRRQRNCGFVAFMNRADGQAAKDEMQGVVVYEYELKIGWGKSVALPSQALPAPPPGHMAIRSKEGATVILSGPSGPPVTSVPNHNSELVLTPNVPDIMVVPPDDDHLRHVIDTMALYVLDGGCAFEQAIMERGRGNPLFNFLFELGSKEHTYYVWRLYSFAQGDTLQRWRTEPFIMITGSGRWMPPPLPTARSPEHESGNTYAAGKSRRVDPERTLTDPQRDEFEDMLRALTLERSQIKDAMGFALDNADAAGEIVEVLTESLTLKETPIPTKVARLMLVSDILHNSSAPVKNASAYRTKFEATLPDIMESFNDLYRSITGRITAEALKERVLKVLQVWSDWFLFSDAYVNGLRATFLRSSTSGVVSFHSICGDAPEIEKKINAEDTGDGGKFNQDAALAMGKGAATKELMSLPIAELERRCRHNGLSLVGGREMMVARLLSLEEAEKQRGYELDDDLKISQSHSSSSKFSSGCRETNVESEPVGLSGWNLYGEDGMQSQSRGSASLATTLPIPQPELKAFTKKEKNDPVLPASKWARDDDDSDDEQKRSARGLGLSYSSSGSENAGDGPGKADDETEFATDASIPMQPDSVMNEEQRQKLRRLEVALIEYRESLEERGIKSAEDIERKVATHRKWLQSEYGLLDSSQDVPGNSKRTSSERRDRRDDSRESSRKRHRSQSRSQSPQRKSSTRDKDRENDTDRERERNWDRDRAHDLESERWERDRHEKSGSRERDDHGRSRDRDRERRRRVK
- the LOC110611308 gene encoding enhancer of rudimentary homolog translates to MANRHTIILMQTSQSRASRTFMDYDSISQAMDGICGLYERKLKELNPAIRNITYDIADLYNFIDGLADMSALVYDHSVRAYLPYDRQWIKQRTFQHLKKLAQ